From Xyrauchen texanus isolate HMW12.3.18 chromosome 15, RBS_HiC_50CHRs, whole genome shotgun sequence:
cttctatgagttgcgtgaatgtcccaatctaatggggagagattgaaacttcaCCGGCTGCGAGAGACTCTGCCTCAGGGAACTCATCCCTCGCGCGTGCAcgattaatgcagctagattagaacttacttgcgacttatttaatcataatatatgtcactgtgcatttcttatcatgaagaaaattggcaatatgcagctttattaataagagagcactttgcacattattttggaaatagttttttattaattctattatatgcttgtttatttaggctttttttttgtacttggtaaaaacttaaattaaaagttgcaaaagttgaagcaaatcttatatacagtgaggaaaataagtatttgaacaccctgctattttgcaagttctcccacttggaaatcatggaggggtctgaaattgccatcataggtgcatgtccactgtgagagacataatattaaaaaaaaatccagaaatcacaatgtatgattttttaactatttatttgtatgatacagctgcaaataagtatttgaacacctgtctatcagctagaattctgaccctcaaagacctgttagtctgcctttaaaatgtccacctccactccatttattatcctaaattagatgcacctgtttgaggtcgttagctgcataaagacacctgtccaccccatacaatcagtaagaatccaactactaacatggccaagaccaaagagctgtccaaagacactagagacaaaattgtacacctccacgaggctggaaagggctacgggaaattgccaagcagcttggtgaaaaaaggtccactgttggagcaatcattagaaaatggaagaagctaaacatgactgtcaatctccctcggactggggctccatgcaagatctcacctcgtggggtctcaatgatcctaagaaaggtgagaaatcagcccagaactacacgggaggagctggtcaatgacctgaaaagagctgggaccaccgcttccaaggttactgttggtaatacactaagacgtcatggtttgaaatcatgcatggcacggaaggttcctctgcttaaaccagcacgtcaaggcccgtcttaagtttgccaatgaccatttggatgatccagaggagtcatgggagaaagtcatgtggtcagatgagaccaaaatagaactttttggtcataattccactaaccgtgtttggaggaagaagaatgatgagtaccatcccaagaacaccatccctactgtgaagcatgggggtggtagcatcatgctttgggggtgtttttctgcacatgggacagggctgactgcactgtattaaggagaggatgactggggccatgtattgcgagattttggggaacaacctccttccctcagttagagcactgaagatgggtcgaggctgggtcttccaacatgacaatgacccgaagcacacagccaggataaccaaggagtggctctgtaagaagcatatcaaggttctggcgtggcctagccagtctccagacctaaacccaatagagaatctttggagggagctcaaactccgtgtttctcagcgacagcccagaaacctgactgatctatagaagatctgtgtggaggagtgggccaaaatccctcctgcagtgtgtgcaaacctggtgaaaaactacaggaaacgtttgacctctgtaattgcaaacaaaggctactgtaccaaatattaacattgattttctcaggtgttcaaatacttatttgcagctttatcatacaaataaatagttaaaaaatcatacattgtgatttctggattttttttttttagattatgtctctcacagtggacatgcacctacgatgacagtttcatacccctccatgatttctaagtgggagaacttgcaaaatagcagggtgttcaaatacttattttcctcactgtaagtgttcaaaaatactttaagcatacattgttcagttttgttataattaaaaaataatatatttaaattaaagtgttgctcaatggcatatttctgttcttagttctgctgctaatgttttgtagactttgttaagtAAAACTgctgtttagtaacctgtttttgctttggtcccgaaaatggtattgagtaccgtgaaatttcacttgtattggtaccgactactgaaattttggtaccgtgacaacactagctcAGCACCtattctatgagttgcacgaatgttTCCGATCTAAGGGgcagagattgaaactgcatccggctaaTGCACACACTGGTCCCTCAAGCATGTGCACTTGCTGCTtatagattataacgtgatggattgcgacatattgaatcataaaatatgtaactgcatttcttatcttgaagaaaattggcaatgcGCAGCTTTAATAatcagagagttttttttttggtgagttaaagatggactgaagtgaacagaaaggtgagagagagtTGTCTtctccccattatacactgcaacaaaataggtttttgttttggttttgtttgttttccaataaaaatatctaaaactcatttaaaacaatttacattttctttagcagctataacGCAGAAGAAAAATTTGTTATCCGAGAATGttatatataacataaaaaatacaaatatttttaaatatctagaaatcctttaaaaaaaaaaaaagattaattcacctgagaagcagcatataagatatttagacctgCATTTAAATAATAGATCTTGAACATAAGTATATtgtgtctttactgcactggcagaagtataacaaagggaaaaaatacacatacacaaaatacacttatatttaagaaatcaagtctaaatatcttatatatcttatatgctgcttctgaAGTAACTGCATCTTGTTCTGAGGATTTATAgtcaattttaaatgaaaacaagacaaaaaaaacacttgataacattaGGATTTTTGCTGGGAATTTCTTAACTGAACAcaattttaaaaagtgtttttttccctttaattcagtgaatgtcagttagaggtatttttaaaaacatgattttgtcctctttattgttagtaagcatgtttaaaacaaccttttaagttggggcaTAAGCTGAATAATGTTAATAGTTAGCGATTAATCATTGCAAAATCgctgaatagttgaataatcggtCTAACAATCATTCAATTAatcgataatcaaaataatcgttagttgcagccctagtaagtacatgtttttatttaatattactcagtacttacttgtgtaattacactgtaacaaggacactgtcaAATAAAGTAAAACCAGAacgtcatacacatttggaaggcatgtaaaatgactataaaGGGATGTCAAGGGATGTGCTGTTAGTATGTCTGCACTGCACaacatacatatactgtatgcagtGTAAAATTGTATTAACAAATGTACAATGTTTTGTGTATTGCCATGCTCTCAGTAAATAAACCTGACATTTTCAGTTTACAAAAATAGGTAATTTAGGAGTAATTGATAGAgacactaacacatacacaccTATAGGCACTGTATCCTGCTGGCCAATCATCTGCTCCACAGTGACGGGACTCATGACGAGGTGAGAGCACTGCATAACCAGCCCCTTCTCCTTGTGCTCTCGCGCATGAAGCAGCAGGCTGCACTTATTAAAGAAGGCCAGTCGTTTGGAGCAGTGATTACAGGTCACTTCGATCCTCATAGAGCGTCGATCATAGTGCCTTGCCAAGCTGCGCTCTAGAGCGAAAGCATCCCCACACTCCAGGCAACGGTATCCAGTGGAGGGCAAATGAAGACCCCATTCTGGAGGAGGGAAGGTGGAGAGGTCCGGCTGGTAACTGGGTAATGGATTCTTACTGTTTAGGATTTTGTTGAAGGCCTCAGCGAGGCTAGACTGGCTGCGTGAAATCACAGCTCCTGGATTTTTCACAATGGATGCCGGTTTGGCTGACCCTGGGTTCCCATTCATCGTCTTCTGTCCCAAAGAGCCAATGTTAATTCCTGTCATGGATAAGGAGGAGACAGCAGGGAGGGTTGATGTTCTGGTGATATTGACTGCGGTGGCAGAAAGAGTGGTAGCCATTTTATTCTGTGCCCTGCTGGCTGCAAATAACATAGCTGTGCTGGCATCTTGGAGGGTGGACACGGGCAACATTTTCTCCTGAGGCAGCCCCTGAGGAACAGCACTGGATCTCTGGATCCTCTGGACTGACTTACGGGCCCCTGTTTGAACTTTGGGGCCATCAGGACCCTTGGAGGCCCCAGCTGCTGCTCCTTTGGGAGCCACTTTAGATTCAGTACATTTTATGTCCCCAGTTTTGACGGCCTTGATTCTGACTTTGAGAGGCTTGGAAGAGGTTTTGGAGGAGTCTGTGATGCATTCGGAGACAGAATCTACCAAACTAGGCTCAGTGGATTTCTTCTTTACTTTCACTTTTGTTTCCTCAACTCCATCATTCCCTGTTTTCACATGAAGACCGCTCTTCTCCTTCTCTTGTACACCTAGACTCATGTCTATAACATGATCTTCAGGTACTGTGTCTCCTCTCTTCAATCCAGGCTCATTTATTCCTTGCTGATTTGAAGGCAGAGATGTACAAGCCTGAAGTTGAGGAGGGTTCCTCTTGGCAACCACTGAAACTGAGCTCACCTGAGTGCAGGCAGGGATTTCTGGCTCAGGGCTTTCTGGAGAATCTCTCTCCTCGATAATGTGCTCCAGGGTTTTTTCTTCAAAAGGAAGTTCATTTTTGGAGGTCATACATGTGACAGTGTTTAGACTGACAGTGTTTTGTAGAAGTGCTGGATGAAGGACAGATGGAGCGGACTCCTCAATTTGAGTGTTACTAACTGGTAAGGATGGGGAGGAGGGAGAGGGGGGCTGAAACACTCTTGAAGGGGGCTGGTGCCTGCGTGGGACCTTGGGAGCTGAGCAGAGCTGAGAATCAGGACTTTCCTGTATGACAAGAGGAGGGCTTCCCAGATCTGGTTCTAATTCTTCATCTTCAGAGAAGCGCCTGCGGACTCCTGCCCTCATTGTACCATTTAATTGTTGTGCTTCCTCAGCATCAAGTTTGGAGGGAGGAAAGTTTGAACCAATTAAATGTGAAGATGAGATGGGGGAAGTGGAAGGGTGTAAAGACTGAGGAGGAAAGAAAGTGCTAGCAGAGTTTTTAGAGGAAGTGCAGTTCTGGCTGTCATTACTACACTCACTGGTAATTTTACAGGATGAGACAGACCAGAGTTGCCTGTTAGGCTGTGTCCGGGTTAGAAAGGGCAGGTGAGAGGGTTCTGTAGCCCCAACTGAGACAGTCTTAGGTCCATTATAGATAAATGGGTCTGGAGGCACCAGGACATCTTCACTGAAACCATGTTGGGAAGATTCCAGTGATCCATCAACACCTCTGTCAGCCTCAGCAAAGTCTTCAGGTATATTTCCTTCAATttggtcatcatcatcatcatcatcatcatcatcatctgtttCCATGTATGCCTCAGATTGTACACTGTTCTTTACAATCACACTGACCACAGATGGATCATCATGGAGAGCTAAAGGAATAGTCTCAGGGTTTTCTGAGTGACCAATGGGTCCTAGGTTTGGACTACCACTTCTTTGCTTTCTAACAACACTACTGGGTTCGTTATGATTATCGTCAGTCTCCCCAGTGTCAGACTGTATTGCTTCTTTGGCATCAATGTCTGGAATGTCAAACGCTGCAAGCAGGTCATCAAAATCTGGTGTCTTCATATCCCCCATTCCCATGTGGATGACAAAAACCTTTAATGGATGACATCAAATTAGAATAGATTTGATCAGCTGTTCGTGATATAGAAAACTGTTTTATGTGTTCAAAAGCATGAACACACAAAGCAATAATGATAAAGGGAGAATGTCATTCTCTTGTAATAGAATATAACCATATCATAACATTAATCTGCATGAAgctaaaaacaatgcaatgaGAGGCAATAAAAGTCAAGGGCTACAGTAACAGGAAGTAGGCTATCAAAGTCTCACGTAAATTCGGTAGATTAAAGCCGATTTTCCGATTAAGACCTTTTTTATAATATGTCAACAGTACAAAGTGGTTCACTCGACTATAACCTGGTCTACCAACGGGAACTTTAACAAAACGTTTCATAGGCTATCTAGATCAAACGTATATTAACTGCCTTTTGCATGACACCTATTTTCAGCGAATAATTTAGTTCAccaaagacaaaacaaaataaaaacatgcattcTGCATAAACCTGCTGGTCGCCATAATGAAACAACAGTAATCTGTCACATACAGTTGTCTTGCTAAAGTGTCTAGCGAAACAGCTAGATAATCTTAATTCGCCGAACTGCAACGTCTAACGTTGAAAATACAACGAACAATGAGTTCATAACTGCATAACATTAGTCcgcatatatttataattaaattaaagctatatatgtgtatttattgttTGTCTACGTGttcaaatgtaaaagtttttACCTGGCAAAATATCCTCGTCTACTCCTGGAGTGACCCAGGACGGCGCACAGCATTTGCGTCACCTCTCATGAAAAACAAGTCTTTCTTGCACGTGCACATGCAAAGTTCAGTGTCAATATTGTCTGGACTGAAAGACAGCCATTGGTTTCTAATATCTGTTTCATCAAGCGGCTTCGTATTCGCAAACGGCCGTTATTTTCATGAACTATATGACgcagttgttgttttgttttttttctcgtCCGTTGCATGTGACAGACAGGAGTATGAATACTGTTCATGATAACCACACCACCTCAGGGCAATTTTCTGAGTCCTGACACTCCTGTGTCATGTACTATATTACATTCGATATTAACGTATCTTTCTGCTGCTACCGTATGTTTTTCTTGTCTGTTCGGGAATGTTTCATGCGTTTGATAAAACTTAGAACAAACCACTCTAAAGGAAGATTCTgggttcaatccaagttaagctcaacaatcaacagtatttgtggcataatattgattaccacaaaaatacattttgtcttgcCCCtcctttcatacatttttttttccagtaatggtgaaaaaaagtgaatggggccaatccgtaaacattcatatactcactgtttcaaaagtatagccacaagacgtaaacaatgtgttaacatgatttgaggGTGATAAAtttgcttactaacattttctgtgtaaaatgaatgccaattttacaacttcattgtcatgacgATGTCATGTCAACAGAGTTGGAGGATTACTTtccaaatgtattccactacagattacagaatacatgctgtaaaatgtaatttgtaatcactgatcttttgtttgttttggcagttaagttcgaatatcaacagtgtttctcaggaattgcTGAGTGCACCTCATTAAAACTCAACtgccccccaaattcatgcacgcgAGACGGTTTTAcgcacaccagctccagacacacaactctcctgctacaaaatctaacatcacaaaaagcacatataagggttctgtgaaacatagcaaaatttATGTTACCCACCTACTGAGAAGAAGAGCGTTTTAccgtcttcaagccttttacctcaCGGAGGTCTCTCCACCACTGAAAAGCCTCGTCGATTTTGACGCGACTCCTAGACCTCGACTTATcgtaatccttcttttttagtttatattaatctgacctttatctcttggtctgtttctcagccatttgtcctccttagAGTTTAGAAAGTTCcgatcagccagatttgccgtcgctcttctaatgaatttccctcttgctctgccccccacccccccatcctgtgcacgtgcAAGAGCCACCctctgttgctgattggctgaagTAGTGTTGTGTGGCTCAGTCtgttcc
This genomic window contains:
- the LOC127655844 gene encoding zinc finger protein 687a-like isoform X1; translation: MGMGDMKTPDFDDLLAAFDIPDIDAKEAIQSDTGETDDNHNEPSSVVRKQRSGSPNLGPIGHSENPETIPLALHDDPSVVSVIVKNSVQSEAYMETDDDDDDDDDDDQIEGNIPEDFAEADRGVDGSLESSQHGFSEDVLVPPDPFIYNGPKTVSVGATEPSHLPFLTRTQPNRQLWSVSSCKITSECSNDSQNCTSSKNSASTFFPPQSLHPSTSPISSSHLIGSNFPPSKLDAEEAQQLNGTMRAGVRRRFSEDEELEPDLGSPPLVIQESPDSQLCSAPKVPRRHQPPSRVFQPPSPSSPSLPVSNTQIEESAPSVLHPALLQNTVSLNTVTCMTSKNELPFEEKTLEHIIEERDSPESPEPEIPACTQVSSVSVVAKRNPPQLQACTSLPSNQQGINEPGLKRGDTVPEDHVIDMSLGVQEKEKSGLHVKTGNDGVEETKVKVKKKSTEPSLVDSVSECITDSSKTSSKPLKVRIKAVKTGDIKCTESKVAPKGAAAGASKGPDGPKVQTGARKSVQRIQRSSAVPQGLPQEKMLPVSTLQDASTAMLFAASRAQNKMATTLSATAVNITRTSTLPAVSSLSMTGINIGSLGQKTMNGNPGSAKPASIVKNPGAVISRSQSSLAEAFNKILNSKNPLPSYQPDLSTFPPPEWGLHLPSTGYRCLECGDAFALERSLARHYDRRSMRIEVTCNHCSKRLAFFNKCSLLLHAREHKEKGLVMQCSHLVMSPVTVEQMIGQQDTVPIVSLLQCNYTRMLCPAVPGSSALPGVKENSVQLSQSAICCPECQSPFKGKTEISVHFQELEASGTNTCCLQCSPSMPLWNSCSAAAHRRLHQQLSPLVCPECGVICQLNNLNTHLNQTCLHYSRRLGYRCACCHLVFGGVNSLNAVKTHMQTAHCEVFHKCPSCPMAFKSSSGAEAHCITQHPELSETARQSKEIYKCVMCRTVFTQKALLSVHIDTHLVKQKMHVFKCPDCNKLFTQRSSLLEHFKDSHRDSSIQQFDLLAQKNLVKMESSDGEEWGRDEEENRGREGGLREEENTAAPDIQSWSCLECQTRYAEKENYINHMFEQHGKELKKFPCTLCVGSFSSSSSLRRHIRVKHKGIKRVFYCQHCTGGKRSFSSKLILEKHIQAQHGGNRAAATQSQAVPLIADTADSSSEQDGGSSIFGRPSIEAHSRLAERSQTSRSRGAAAEGEEAAGFRCMPCGFATEDREEFLKHIASHRVEGGSSFQCQQCGACFASTTSLSRHLFISHRVRDVPSEHAEVSPVNSDPTVVVGSPGSPSSTGGSQVEDVEGKHTCKVCGRHFNKPADLNTHFRTHGMAFITTYKTDKPA
- the LOC127655844 gene encoding zinc finger protein 687a-like isoform X2; the protein is MGMGDMKTPDFDDLLAAFDIPDIDAKEAIQSDTGETDDNHNEPSSVVRKQRSGSPNLGPIGHSENPETIPLALHDDPSVVSVIVKNSVQSEAYMETDDDDDDDDDDDQIEGNIPEDFAEADRGVDGSLESSQHGFSEDVLVPPDPFIYNGPKTVSVGATEPSHLPFLTRTQPNRQLWSVSSCKITSECSNDSQNCTSSKNSASTFFPPQSLHPSTSPISSSHLIGSNFPPSKLDAEEAQQLNGTMRAGVRRRFSEDEELEPDLGSPPLVIQESPDSQLCSAPKVPRRHQPPSRVFQPPSPSSPSLPVSNTQIEESAPSVLHPALLQNTVSLNTVTCMTSKNELPFEEKTLEHIIEERDSPESPEPEIPACTQVSSVSVVAKRNPPQLQACTSLPSNQQGINEPGLKRGDTVPEDHVIDMSLGVQEKEKSGLHVKTGNDGVEETKVKVKKKSTEPSLVDSVSECITDSSKTSSKPLKVRIKAVKTGDIKCTESKVAPKGAAAGASKGPDGPKVQTGARKSVQRIQRSSAVPQGLPQEKMLPVSTLQDASTAMLFAASRAQNKMATTLSATAVNITRTSTLPAVSSLSMTGINIGSLGQKTMNGNPGSAKPASIVKNPGAVISRSQSSLAEAFNKILNSKNPLPSYQPDLSTFPPPEWGLHLPSTGYRCLECGDAFALERSLARHYDRRSMRIEVTCNHCSKRLAFFNKCSLLLHAREHKEKGLVMQCSHLVMSPVTVEQMIGQQDTVPIGMLCPAVPGSSALPGVKENSVQLSQSAICCPECQSPFKGKTEISVHFQELEASGTNTCCLQCSPSMPLWNSCSAAAHRRLHQQLSPLVCPECGVICQLNNLNTHLNQTCLHYSRRLGYRCACCHLVFGGVNSLNAVKTHMQTAHCEVFHKCPSCPMAFKSSSGAEAHCITQHPELSETARQSKEIYKCVMCRTVFTQKALLSVHIDTHLVKQKMHVFKCPDCNKLFTQRSSLLEHFKDSHRDSSIQQFDLLAQKNLVKMESSDGEEWGRDEEENRGREGGLREEENTAAPDIQSWSCLECQTRYAEKENYINHMFEQHGKELKKFPCTLCVGSFSSSSSLRRHIRVKHKGIKRVFYCQHCTGGKRSFSSKLILEKHIQAQHGGNRAAATQSQAVPLIADTADSSSEQDGGSSIFGRPSIEAHSRLAERSQTSRSRGAAAEGEEAAGFRCMPCGFATEDREEFLKHIASHRVEGGSSFQCQQCGACFASTTSLSRHLFISHRVRDVPSEHAEVSPVNSDPTVVVGSPGSPSSTGGSQVEDVEGKHTCKVCGRHFNKPADLNTHFRTHGMAFITTYKTDKPA